From Macaca fascicularis isolate 582-1 chromosome 14, T2T-MFA8v1.1, a single genomic window includes:
- the LOC102138778 gene encoding olfactory receptor 5AN6-like, with the protein MTEERNSTTITKFILLGFSEFPKLAIFLFSIFLGIYLLTVSWNMSLITLIRMDSHLHTPMYFFLSNLSFLDICYVSTIAPKMLSDFFKKHKFISFMECSMQYFFFSSLGLTECCLLATMAYDRYAAICDPLLYRAIMSPTLCRQMVAGSCITGFLGSFIQLCTLLQLPFCGPNVINHFFCDLPQLLILSCSDTFFFQVMTSVLTVIFGLTSVLVIMISYGYIIATILKITSAEGRAKAFNTCASHLTAVVLFFGSGIFVYIYPNAGDSLSQNKLASVLYTVIIPMLNPVIYSLRNKEIKDALNRWKKRIFSWCYGMK; encoded by the coding sequence ATGACTGAGGAAAGGAACAGTACAACAATTACAAAGTTCATTCTCTTGGGATTCTCTGAATTTCCAAAGCTCGctattttcctcttttcaatATTCTTAGGGATCTACCTCCTGACAGTGTCCTGGAACATGAGCCTCATCACGCTTATCAGGATGGACTCCCATCTGCATACACCTATGTACTTTTTCCTTAGTAATCTGTCGTTTCTGGACATCTGCTATGTTTCCACTATAGCTCCCAAGATGCTCTCAGACTTCTTCAAGAAGCATAAATTCATCTCCTTTATGGAGTGCAGTATGCAGTACTTTTTCTTCTCTAGCCTAGGTCTAACTGAGTGCTGTCTTCTTGCAACCATGGCTTATGATCGATATGCTGCCATTTGTGACCCTCTGCTCTACAGGGCCATCATGTCGCCCACCCTCTGCAGGCAGATGGTGGCAGGATCTTGTATAACTGGATTCTTGGGCTCATTTATCCAACTCTGTACCTTGCTTCAGCTCCCTTTCTGTGGGCCAAACGTCATCAACCATTTCTTCTGTGATCTGCCCCAGCTGCTGATTCTATCCTGTTCTGACACCTTTTTCTTTCAAGTCATGACCTCTGTTCTCACAGTGATCTTTGGACTCACGTCAGTTTTAGTTATCATGATATCTTATGGTTATATCATTGCCACAATTCTGAAGATCACCTCAGCTGAAGGCAGAGCCAAAGCTTTCAACACTTGTGCTTCTCACTTGACAGCAGTGGTCCTTTTCTTTGGCTCAGGTATCTTTGTTTATATATATCCTAATGCTGGTGATTCCCTGAGCCAAAACAAGTTGGCATCAGTCTTATACACAGTTATAATCCCCATGTTAAATCCAGTGATCTACAGCCTGAGGAACAAGGAAATCAAAGATGCCCTAAACAGATGGAAGAAGAGAATCTTCTCCTGGTGTTatggaatgaaataa